The genomic interval GACCGCGACCTAGTATCTTCACTGCGTGACATCTGTAAACCTATTGTAATAGTATGATTATGAATTAGATGAGCACATGTGCAGGTCACACTACTGGTATTTTTTGTCATTGTGACAGCAGCTAGGATATTATGTCAAGAAAGTCGCAACCAACTCATATTATGGCCAACGCTGACGTTGATCTTTCCGCGTTGAGTAGGAAGGGTACATACACCACGTCAGAGAAACACTCGAATAAGGGCGTGAAGATAGTCAATAGAGATGCACTGCGAAATGTTGATGAACAGGGTATTTCGTATATCAAGATCTTATCAAGATTTTATCGAGATCAAAAGAATAGAGAAGAATGTTTGGATTCATAGATCCTAGGATGTACTCTGAATCATCTTCAGTTTTCTTACGCAAGGATCCGCAGATAGGTTAGCAACTATCGCCATTATTGAGCCCAATGAGTGACTCCTAAGGAATATAAATGCCCCTTTGAGGTCCCATTTTTCCTTCATTAGAAGACAACAGGCTCTTCATCCCTTCACTCGGGGACTGTTTGTTTACAGGAGATGTTTGGGCATCGGCTACGACGAATTCTTGCTTAGCAGATCCACCAGGACACCTCTCTTCATGCCTCTTATGACATGGAGCTATGACAAGTGAAATAAGCAATCTCCTTACGAGCCCCATTTCGAGAACGGGTCACTCCTGGGGTGGAAATCCCTGTATGAACAACACTTCTGAAAGCGAGTAACTAAGACGTTACGCTGAGCGAGAGCTACGAAGCTGCCTGGTAAAAGGATACCCCTTAGTACATGCCGCCGTTGGACGCAAGATGGTGACTGAGTCAAGCCTAGCTATCCCTCAAGAGTCCTGTCTCCTGTAATAAGCTGTGACGGGCACGATAGGTTGCCAATGAGCTTGCTATTGCGGACGCTGCTGTGTCTAGTGCGTGTTCAGGTAGCTCCCAGGGTGAGATTCTCATCATGGGTAACATTTCCTAAATGCTATGGGGAGAAGGACTGTCATTTGCACAGACatgtcttcttcatctgATACTGATTTGTTATCTGTACACCAGGTATCACGGTAAAGAGTGAcagttggtgatgatcGCAACCTGATCTCAGCTTGCAAGCACCATTGGACATAAACGTCTGTGGGGACCGCCTTTGGGCAAAGTGTTTAGGCCACTCCTGCCAAACCGCCAAGTAAAGAGTTCTTCAGAGCGACCGACCGACCAATGTCAACACTACGACAACGATGAAAAGCCGTTTGGAGCTGTTGATGGCGAAAACCATCAGTCGCCAGAAAACGCTAGTTAAAGCGACTGAGACAAGTTGAGTCTGCCGAGCAAGTGATACTGTGGAACGAAAGTTATGCCAACACTTGCTTCTGTGAAACGATGACGCCAGCGCAGGGTGACACTGTGAACTGTGACCAGAATGCCAGCGCCTTGAGAACATGGGCCAGAGCAAACCAGTaggagccagagccatgtTACTAGCCTAAGAGACAAATGTTATGCCAATGAGAGTCAGAGCCTTACAGCCTGTGCCAGTAAGAGCAGGAGAGTCTAGGTATTAAGCCGATAAGAGCCAGTCTGGATGTGGTAAGCAGACGGAGTCTGATTGGCATTCAGAAAGGATGCAGGCGTGGAACCTCGCAATAAATATGTACACCAGCCGAACCTTTAAGAGTACATAACAAGAGGCTGTAGGCATAGAGCTCTGGGTCCCCTCCCCCAAATCTTCCTTCGTAGTGTAGTTGTGAGTTGCGATTGTAATGTTGAACACCGTCGGAAAGAGAAGATCATTGGTCCAAGTAGAATCGACTCTGGTGTTAAAAGACTCATAATGGTGCTAGTATTTGGTTTATTACCCTAGTGTCTCATTTTGCTTAAATATACAGTCGATTTTTGGACCTGAACAAGACCTCTTCGAGTAACCTGAATCAGAATAATTGGTTAGTTGATCGAGAGATTGAACCTCCCCAGAGCCCATAAAAACAACGAAAGTCTCGtggaacaaaaaaaacatttATAAGATTTGTTTATTCtaaaatcacgtgacacatATAGCCGGATAGAACTCACGAAATGATCATTTTTCcagttgcggccatatcctggtgaaaatacggcttcccgtccgatccAGCCATAAGTCCAAGCACACAGAagagcctagttagtattgtagtgggagaccatacgagaatcctgggtgctgcaattCTTTTTCATTCTTAATTGACAGTCTTTTTATGTCTAActttctctttttcctttCTCTTCACTTCTTTTTGCCACTCTCCTATCCATCTATATATCGAGCATAGTAACCTTGGGAAAACCGTGTCTTGAACTTAGACGCTGTACGTACAGAAGTATTCGTAGTTATTTGAAGGGTGAAGGTTTGGTTTTTAcatgtgtgtttgtgcagtacatactgtaacCAACTGATCATAGACCTACTCAGATGCTTGCAGTTGTCGATGCTTTACAGTCTTTGTACGGCAGTTCTACAGTTCTCGCCAGTTATGCTGGTACGGTGTATTAATATACATGCTAAAAATGCAAAGGCAGCTGATCAAACTGCTGCTTGGTTAGTTGGGCCACCTCCTGGTTGTGGTGGATGCAAAAGCCATGGATGATTTCCTCCGCTCCCACGTCAAAGGTGACGTGGTTCAAGTGTCCCCACTCGTTGAAGATATCCTGTCGAGTCTCGTCGTCGACAAACTGATCCTGGTGGGCAAAGAAGCCCCAGATCTTGAATTTTCCGTTGTTGTGCCAAAAATCAACCACATCATTGCAGTCGGTTCCAATGgccaccagctcctccttgccCATCTCGATCCATTGACGGATGATCGAGGGCTGGGAAACAAATCCCCGGGTAGCCTGCACAAtatgaggaggaagagcgTCGCTGAGAAATTGCTGCTCCACCCGAGTCCACAGAGGAGACACCTTCTGGGCCACCTGCAGGCCTCGAGCCAGAACTCCGCCAGGCACAGGGTACTGCTTGGCTAGAGTCTTGAGCTTCTGACCAGTGGAGCTCTTGGCCAGTTCCTTGAGAGTCGGGGTCATGAGACACACGAGCTGCAGATCGATCTGGGGATCGTTGGcaacagccacagccactcGCTGAACCAACCAGCCTCCCAGAGAATGGCCCATTAGAATCACCGGGCGTCCTTCAGTCTCACTTTCAGAGATGGAGCCCAGAAGAGTCTCGCCAGAGGAAATGGAACCCATGGAGTCCATGGAATCCAGAGAGTCGATAGAAGACCTTCTGGAGGAAGGTGGGGTAGCGAAAGAATCGGCCAGAGTGTCGTCGGACTCGTAGCCATCAAAAGTACATGTCTCGCACTTGCTCTCGGCCACCACATGTCTCAGAATCTTGACCTTGTTGTCAATCTGGTCCTGGAGACTGTACAGGTCCTCCTTGAACGACGCCGGGTTGAAAGTCGAATATCCTCTGTAGCTGGGACACACAAACTCGTATGTGGGGTACATTTCAGCCAGGTGTTGCAAAAACACGGTGTAGTATTCGGAGATTCCGGGGTTGCCAGGAATGAAAAAAACCAGAGGAGCAGGTCCCTTGGAGCTCTTTTTCTTGGGTGCAATTCGGTAGACTGCTGTGTCCATGATTTCGGAGTATCCTTGGGGCAGACACGcgggcttgggggcctctaggggctgctgctccttggaAAGACCTCCCTCCAGTCCCTGCTTGAAAATTCCAATGGCTGATACGGGGTTGATAAAGTTTCgaagtactcgtactgtcgccatcttgtcttgtgtgctgtctgtgtcttATTGAAAGTAAATCTGTTGAAGATTACGCATAAAAACAGTGAAGAGTCGCGCGAACAGGTCGTGTGAGAGGCGCCTCAGggtctatatatactccTGCATTTTGGATTTGTGTCACACGAGCCATAACTCTTTTTCACCcagttttttttgcaaATCTTCGCTTTTTTGCAAATTTTTAAACCCTATTGGCCTCGACACAAAGAAAGATAATGTACATGGTCGTGTGGGCTGAAAAGGCTAATTTAGAACGACGGAAAGCACGGCCCAAGCCAAAACACGACTTTGACACCGCAAACCGACCGGCGGCAAAGTCCTCGCTCGGGTCTTCCGCATCTTatggtcacatgacaccAATATCCCGGGCCCGCCAGCTCCCCTCTCAGAGCACTTCTGTGTTCGTCTCAGATAGAGTTCCCGCGTTCTGCCAGATAGTGTGATGAGGTGGGGGAGGTGGGAGAGGGGGGGGGAATGCGGGGAAGCATGATTAAATTAGCACAGAACCAAGGATGGGGAGGGTTGGGTCAGTTGTTGGCTATATAGAAACTTGatctgtttgtgtaacATGCATGCAAGTGTGTATTTCACCTCTTTCCGCGTGCGCGCAAGAACGAGAGATGAGGTTGCCAGAGCGGTATCTTTGAAAATAGATAACAGCAAACTACAGTAGGCACTTTACCAACAGCACCTCCAAGACGCATATGGGCGCATTTGTATGTGAGTTTAATGGGGAAGGATTTTTTCAAGACCTGAGCAAAAGCGGTATTGAAGAGGAATATTTGGGGCATTCTTAGAATCCCTGGAATCGAAAAAATTAGAGGAGTTTGGTAAACCTCTTTTCTATTCCATATCATGACTTTCTACTAAGATGTGTCTCCCCAAACATTTCATCGCCGCAAGCATGCAACGTTAGATAATatgtgaaaaaaagaggcTAAAAAATTGCGGTGTTTAAAGTCGATCAGAATATGTGGTTGCTGGTGTCTAAATGTTTGGAAATACGATAGGGCCGTGAGAAAAAGTACGAGGTCACGCGAATGTCAGGTCCGCTTCAAATACGCTGTAGACATGGTGTCTCTCTTGACCTTCTGTCTTGAACAGCTGTGTCTTTAACCCCACTTCAGATAATGCGTGTGCTCGAACGGTTTTGGTTTATGTTTCAGGTAGGGTAACTTGAGTGGGGCTTTTTTTAGGTTGACGAATGAAGATTGGATACGTTTGTCAATGACAGTATGGAGAGGGGAACTGGTCTTGTGAGCGGGAGGTTGAGTGTATTCCACTTCTCGTCTCGTGGGAGCAGTGTCTTGTGTTGTTTTCTGGTGGGTTCGGAGACTGTTGCGATAACGCATGTCTCGCATCTATTGCATGAGTGGGGCATGATACTATTGGGATGA from Yarrowia lipolytica chromosome 1F, complete sequence carries:
- a CDS encoding uncharacterized protein (Compare to YALI0F16731g, weakly similar to uniprot|Q06522 Saccharomyces cerevisiae YPR147c) → MATVRVLRNFINPVSAIGIFKQGLEGGLSKEQQPLEAPKPACLPQGYSEIMDTAVYRIAPKKKSSKGPAPLVFFIPGNPGISEYYTVFLQHLAEMYPTYEFVCPSYRGYSTFNPASFKEDLYSLQDQIDNKVKILRHVVAESKCETCTFDGYESDDTLADSFATPPSSRRSSIDSLDSMDSMGSISSGETLLGSISESETEGRPVILMGHSLGGWLVQRVAVAVANDPQIDLQLVCLMTPTLKELAKSSTGQKLKTLAKQYPVPGGVLARGLQVAQKVSPLWTRVEQQFLSDALPPHIVQATRGFVSQPSIIRQWIEMGKEELVAIGTDCNDVVDFWHNNGKFKIWGFFAHQDQFVDDETRQDIFNEWGHLNHVTFDVGAEEIIHGFCIHHNQEVAQLTKQQFDQLPLHF